One Leptospira levettii genomic window, ACGGTCCCCTTCAAAACCAGCTAAGACAAAAATCGAATATTCATTGTCTTCTGGAACTCTTGATTCCAATTCAACTTGGACATCTAAAAATTCGCCTTTCCCTGTGTCAGCATGTCGTCTAACAAAACTTACGTTTTTTAAACGGATCCTTGCATCATACATGGAAAGAGGGTAAAGATCCCTGTTGTCCTTGGAAGAAGTCGCGGAAACTTGTGTCCCTTGTTGGTTCCCTGATTCTTGGGCAAAAAGTGCACAAGTGAGGAGGGTGAATGAAAGAGCGAATATTGTTTTGTTCATGTTCCGACTACCAATTTGGTTTATACAGTTAGTATCGAAGAAATGCCTTAGAAAAATTAGGGAATTTAGGCTTTTTTCGGCCGATTGTTCTCATCCACGAAGACAACTTTCGGTTTGTAGTCACTTGGGAGGTCCTTTTCTTCCACTTGGCCATAAGTGATGATGATGACCTTGTCTCCTTTCATCCCAAGCCGAGCTGCAGCTCCATTCAAACAAATGGTCCCCGAACCCCTTTCTCCGACGATCAGGTAGGTTTCGAACCTGGCACCGTTATTCACGTTCACCACACTCACTTGTTCATACGGTTTCATTCCGGCCATTTCCATTAAGTCTAGGTCAACAGTGAGACTACCTTCGTAGTGGAGTTCAGCCTCGGTAACGACGGCTCTATGGATTTTGCCTTTGCAAACAGTGATG contains:
- the panD gene encoding aspartate 1-decarboxylase; this translates as MIITVCKGKIHRAVVTEAELHYEGSLTVDLDLMEMAGMKPYEQVSVVNVNNGARFETYLIVGERGSGTICLNGAAARLGMKGDKVIIITYGQVEEKDLPSDYKPKVVFVDENNRPKKA